One region of Kytococcus sedentarius DSM 20547 genomic DNA includes:
- a CDS encoding flavin monoamine oxidase family protein has translation MDVDVIVIGAGLAGLTAARHLEAAGQRVQVLEAGAEVGGRVATDRVDGFLCDRGFQVLNPAYPRVRREVDLDALDLQTFTPGVDLVSPEGVARLADPVRSPGDLPATLRSGIVPTDATALRQLTGLARWVLPALASPGGQSEVPWGERLDAVGAGGLGRRALERFLAGVLLEEDGSTSAPAVAQLLRWFLLGTPGLPAAGMGALPAQLAGGLRQPVALGQAAHRVVARDGALAVETADGTHVARQVVVTVAPQQVQGLLGPDGPVLPVARMKGVTTWWFTAPEPPTADPVLRVDGTARRGPVVNTAVVTAAAPSYSATGAPLMEASVLHRGEGPVDEAGVREHLSVLWGRPVDGWEVVTRHDVPDALPDAAPGAGTPRDPALGGGLFLGGDHWGGASIQGAMQSGARAAEAALRA, from the coding sequence ATGGACGTCGACGTGATCGTCATCGGGGCGGGACTGGCCGGACTGACCGCAGCACGACACCTGGAGGCCGCCGGGCAGCGGGTGCAGGTGCTGGAGGCAGGCGCGGAGGTGGGCGGACGCGTCGCCACCGACCGCGTGGACGGCTTCCTGTGCGACCGCGGGTTCCAGGTGCTGAACCCTGCCTATCCGCGGGTCCGCCGGGAGGTCGACCTCGACGCGCTCGACCTGCAGACCTTCACCCCCGGGGTGGACCTGGTGAGCCCCGAGGGGGTGGCGCGCCTGGCCGACCCGGTCCGCTCCCCGGGTGACCTCCCCGCGACCCTCCGCTCCGGCATCGTCCCCACCGACGCCACCGCACTGCGTCAGCTCACGGGCCTTGCCCGGTGGGTGCTGCCCGCGCTGGCGTCCCCGGGCGGCCAGAGCGAGGTGCCGTGGGGCGAGCGCCTCGATGCGGTGGGCGCCGGCGGCCTCGGCCGGCGCGCGCTCGAGCGCTTCCTGGCCGGTGTGCTGTTGGAAGAGGACGGCTCCACGAGTGCTCCTGCCGTGGCGCAGCTGCTGCGGTGGTTCCTCCTTGGCACCCCGGGCCTGCCCGCGGCGGGGATGGGGGCGTTGCCCGCCCAGCTGGCCGGTGGCCTGCGGCAACCCGTGGCCCTGGGACAGGCGGCGCACCGGGTGGTGGCACGCGACGGCGCGCTGGCCGTGGAGACCGCCGATGGCACGCACGTCGCCCGCCAGGTGGTCGTCACCGTGGCGCCGCAGCAGGTGCAGGGACTGCTCGGCCCGGACGGCCCCGTCCTGCCGGTGGCCCGCATGAAGGGCGTGACCACGTGGTGGTTCACCGCCCCCGAGCCGCCCACCGCCGACCCAGTGTTGCGCGTCGACGGAACGGCGCGGCGCGGCCCCGTCGTCAACACGGCCGTCGTCACCGCTGCCGCGCCCAGCTACAGCGCGACGGGGGCTCCCCTCATGGAGGCCAGCGTGCTGCACCGCGGCGAGGGGCCGGTCGACGAGGCGGGAGTCCGCGAGCACCTGTCGGTGCTGTGGGGCCGGCCCGTCGACGGCTGGGAGGTGGTGACGCGCCACGACGTGCCCGACGCCCTGCCCGATGCGGCCCCCGGGGCGGGCACCCCACGCGACCCGGCCCTCGGTGGTGGGCTGTTCCTGGGTGGTGACCACTGGGGAGGGGCCTCCATCCAGGGCGCGATGCAGTCCGGCGCCCGCGCGGCGGAGGCGGCGCTGCGGGCGTAG
- a CDS encoding thiolase family protein: MTQIEPAYLYDAVRTPFGKFGGALAGVRPDDLAATVVREIVARQPGLDAARIDDVVFGLANGAGEDNRNVARMATLLAGLPVTVPGTTVNRLCGSSLDATIMASRSIETGDADLVLVGGVESMSRAPWVMTKPEKPYAAGNSTMHSTTLGWRLVNPQMPDEWTVSLGEANEQVALEYGIERERMDEFAAHSHRLAAQAWESGFYDDLTCGVPGVDAEDLARDETIRPGSTPEKLAGLTPSFRPDGRITAGNASPLTDGASAVLMGSAAAADWLGREPLVRVAGRAAHALEPQRFGVAPVEAVNRALARAGIGWDQVGMVELNEAFAAQSLACLDSWEVDPAVVNTRGGAIAIGHPLGASGTRLLGTLAAAMQADGVRWGVASLCIGVGQALAVVLENESA; encoded by the coding sequence ATGACCCAGATCGAGCCGGCCTATCTCTACGACGCGGTGCGCACCCCCTTCGGCAAGTTCGGCGGCGCCTTGGCCGGGGTGCGCCCCGACGACCTCGCGGCCACCGTGGTGCGCGAGATCGTGGCGCGGCAGCCGGGGCTGGACGCTGCCCGCATCGACGACGTGGTCTTCGGCCTCGCGAACGGCGCCGGGGAGGACAACCGCAACGTGGCGCGCATGGCGACGCTCCTGGCCGGGCTGCCCGTGACGGTGCCGGGGACCACCGTGAACCGGCTGTGCGGGTCGTCGCTGGATGCGACGATCATGGCGAGTCGCAGCATCGAGACCGGGGACGCCGACCTGGTGCTGGTGGGCGGGGTGGAGTCCATGAGCCGCGCCCCCTGGGTCATGACCAAGCCCGAGAAGCCTTATGCAGCAGGCAATTCCACGATGCACTCGACCACCCTCGGCTGGCGGCTGGTGAACCCGCAGATGCCCGACGAGTGGACCGTGAGCCTCGGCGAGGCCAACGAGCAGGTGGCGCTGGAGTACGGCATCGAGCGGGAGCGGATGGACGAGTTCGCCGCGCACTCGCACCGGTTGGCGGCGCAGGCGTGGGAGTCCGGTTTCTACGACGACCTGACCTGTGGCGTGCCCGGGGTCGATGCGGAGGACCTGGCGCGTGACGAGACGATCCGCCCCGGATCGACCCCGGAGAAGTTGGCGGGGCTGACCCCGAGCTTCCGTCCCGACGGGCGCATCACTGCCGGGAACGCCTCGCCGCTGACCGACGGCGCCTCCGCGGTGCTGATGGGGTCCGCGGCCGCCGCCGACTGGCTGGGCCGGGAGCCGCTGGTGCGGGTGGCGGGCCGGGCGGCACACGCCCTGGAGCCGCAGCGCTTCGGCGTCGCGCCGGTGGAGGCCGTGAACCGCGCGCTGGCCCGGGCCGGCATCGGGTGGGACCAGGTGGGGATGGTGGAGCTCAACGAGGCCTTCGCCGCCCAGTCGCTGGCCTGCCTGGACTCGTGGGAGGTGGACCCGGCGGTCGTGAACACGCGCGGCGGGGCGATCGCGATCGGGCACCCGCTGGGCGCCTCGGGCACGCGCCTGCTGGGGACGTTGGCCGCCGCGATGCAGGCCGACGGCGTGCGCTGGGGCGTGGCGTCGCTCTGTATCGGCGTGGGCCAGGCGCTGGCGGTGGTGCTGGAGAACGAGTCCGCCTGA
- a CDS encoding FAD-dependent oxidoreductase has product MTVRPGLTRVPLRTADADVIVVGAGVAGLAAAAQLTAAGRHVEVLEQDVTVGGRVGSSLVDGFTVDHGFHLVYPRPEGLAGLVGLEDLDLHPLLPGLDLLLGSDAHGSEVRTVADPRRAPGRLVSTLRAGLRAHDLHSAREVWSLLRWARAAEAAGDDLPWPQALAAGGLQGRPALVAERLLTAMLLEDPGGRSGGSGSADIGNGGRSGNSAAIGGSGGSAASDGRTARERLRAFLHAAPALPAHGMVALPVHLVGHLERPVHTGSRVDAVRRRGGSWVVVGDHGTWSAPQVVLATPAGVSADLLHGSGVDLPLPHQQWHGVTTWWFTADEAPSGSTALRLDARPHRGPVAATAVVTNVSPAYSADGRPLIAALVLHRNGHPEGQEAAVRVHLSELWGTPAFGWEVVARQDQAHGVPVRPAASAGLPGADAPPGLFLAGDHLDPGITGAMESGVRAAADALRAR; this is encoded by the coding sequence ATGACCGTCCGGCCCGGCCTCACGCGGGTGCCGCTGCGCACGGCGGACGCGGACGTCATCGTGGTGGGCGCCGGGGTGGCCGGCCTGGCGGCGGCCGCGCAGCTGACCGCGGCCGGGCGGCACGTGGAGGTGCTGGAGCAGGACGTGACGGTCGGGGGCCGGGTGGGGTCCTCGCTCGTCGACGGGTTCACGGTGGACCACGGTTTCCACCTGGTCTACCCACGACCGGAGGGCCTGGCGGGGCTGGTGGGCCTGGAGGACCTGGACCTGCACCCGCTGCTGCCGGGGCTGGACCTGCTGCTGGGTAGCGACGCGCACGGGTCCGAGGTGCGGACCGTGGCCGACCCACGACGTGCACCGGGACGGCTGGTCTCCACGCTGCGGGCGGGCCTGCGCGCGCACGACCTGCACAGCGCCCGCGAGGTGTGGTCCCTGCTGCGCTGGGCCCGGGCCGCCGAGGCCGCGGGCGACGACCTGCCGTGGCCGCAGGCGCTGGCGGCCGGGGGCCTGCAGGGGCGCCCCGCGCTGGTGGCCGAGCGACTTCTGACGGCCATGCTGCTGGAGGACCCCGGTGGGCGCAGTGGGGGCAGCGGCAGTGCGGACATCGGGAACGGTGGGCGCAGTGGAAACAGCGCAGCCATCGGGGGCAGCGGGGGCAGCGCCGCATCGGATGGGAGGACGGCGCGGGAGAGGTTGCGCGCCTTCCTGCACGCGGCACCGGCCCTGCCTGCACACGGCATGGTCGCGCTCCCGGTGCACCTGGTAGGCCACCTGGAGCGGCCGGTGCACACCGGTTCCCGGGTCGATGCGGTGCGCCGCCGGGGCGGTTCGTGGGTGGTGGTGGGCGACCACGGCACGTGGAGCGCTCCACAGGTGGTGCTGGCCACGCCAGCCGGGGTCAGTGCGGACCTGCTCCACGGCTCGGGGGTGGACCTCCCACTGCCGCACCAGCAGTGGCACGGCGTGACCACCTGGTGGTTCACCGCCGACGAGGCGCCCAGTGGGTCGACGGCCCTGCGGCTGGACGCGCGGCCCCATCGCGGCCCGGTGGCGGCGACGGCCGTGGTGACCAACGTGTCCCCGGCCTACTCGGCGGACGGGCGGCCGCTCATCGCGGCGCTGGTGCTGCACCGCAACGGCCACCCGGAGGGGCAGGAGGCGGCCGTGCGGGTGCACCTGTCCGAGCTGTGGGGGACGCCGGCTTTCGGCTGGGAGGTGGTGGCCCGGCAGGACCAGGCCCACGGGGTGCCGGTGCGTCCCGCGGCGAGCGCGGGGCTGCCCGGTGCCGATGCTCCGCCCGGACTGTTCCTGGCCGGCGACCACCTGGACCCCGGGATCACCGGTGCCATGGAGTCCGGTGTCCGGGCCGCGGCCGACGCCCTGCGCGCCCGGTGA
- a CDS encoding fatty acid desaturase family protein has translation MTTTPIRRTQNATTRPGLGGSRLKPQAFSDAMRVNKQFARTRRDTRRGVNRITSTENPERHWKPKRSGGDDPAAHLTIEQIEELGRELDALRQGVIDSRGARDAAYIRRVIATQRALDLGGRLVLMVGSRTKAGFVLGTGALTVAKILENMEIGHNILHGQWDWMRDPKIHSSTWEWDHASPAEAWKHSHNDLHHTYTNVIGRDNDLGFGIARVDPDQPWKPWMVWQPVLNAINAVTFEYSIALYDLELGRYQGKPLKAWKPAVPGLVAVGKKVAKQMGKDYVVTPALSGPNWKSTLLATWTANLARNLWSNGVILCGHFPDGVQTFSRASTVGETRGEWYLRQMLGSANISGSPLMHIMTGNLSHQIEHHCFPDLPSNRYAEVAPHMRDIFDRYGFDYVTGPLPVQLASAWGKIFRYALPNGQWETVRRQPVRSVLAGARWAVKQALPGNR, from the coding sequence ATGACGACGACTCCCATCCGACGCACGCAGAACGCGACGACCCGCCCCGGACTGGGCGGCTCCCGGCTGAAGCCGCAGGCGTTCAGCGACGCGATGCGCGTGAACAAGCAGTTCGCCCGCACCCGCCGCGACACCCGCCGCGGGGTCAACCGCATCACGTCCACGGAGAACCCCGAGCGCCACTGGAAGCCGAAGCGATCCGGCGGCGACGACCCGGCCGCGCACCTGACGATCGAGCAGATCGAGGAGCTGGGGCGGGAGCTCGACGCGCTGCGCCAGGGCGTCATCGACTCGCGCGGGGCCCGTGATGCGGCGTACATCCGCCGCGTGATCGCCACCCAGCGTGCGCTGGACCTGGGCGGTCGCCTGGTGCTGATGGTGGGCAGCCGCACCAAGGCCGGCTTCGTGCTGGGCACCGGGGCGCTCACCGTGGCCAAGATCCTGGAGAACATGGAGATCGGCCACAACATCCTCCACGGCCAGTGGGACTGGATGCGGGACCCGAAGATCCACTCGTCCACCTGGGAGTGGGACCACGCGTCCCCCGCCGAGGCGTGGAAGCACTCGCACAACGACCTGCACCACACGTACACGAACGTGATCGGGCGGGACAACGACCTGGGCTTCGGCATCGCGCGGGTGGACCCGGACCAGCCGTGGAAGCCGTGGATGGTGTGGCAGCCGGTGCTGAACGCCATCAACGCGGTGACCTTCGAGTACTCCATCGCGCTGTACGACCTGGAGCTTGGCCGGTACCAGGGCAAGCCGCTCAAGGCGTGGAAGCCCGCCGTCCCCGGCCTGGTGGCCGTGGGCAAGAAGGTCGCCAAGCAGATGGGCAAGGACTACGTGGTGACGCCGGCGCTGAGCGGGCCGAACTGGAAGTCCACGCTGTTGGCCACCTGGACGGCCAACCTGGCCCGCAACCTGTGGAGCAACGGCGTGATCCTGTGCGGTCACTTCCCCGACGGGGTGCAGACCTTCAGCCGTGCCTCGACCGTGGGCGAGACCCGTGGTGAGTGGTACCTGCGGCAGATGTTGGGTTCGGCGAACATCTCCGGCTCGCCGCTGATGCACATCATGACCGGCAACCTGAGCCACCAGATCGAGCACCACTGCTTCCCGGACCTGCCGAGCAACCGGTACGCCGAGGTGGCGCCGCACATGCGGGACATCTTCGACCGGTACGGCTTCGACTACGTGACCGGTCCGCTGCCGGTGCAGTTGGCCAGCGCGTGGGGCAAGATCTTCCGCTACGCGCTGCCGAACGGGCAGTGGGAGACGGTGCGCCGCCAGCCGGTGCGCTCCGTGCTGGCCGGGGCCCGCTGGGCCGTGAAGCAGGCCCTGCCCGGCAACCGCTGA